A single window of Undibacterium sp. 5I1 DNA harbors:
- a CDS encoding deoxyguanosinetriphosphate triphosphohydrolase has translation MFSDAQLAPYAAQSATSRGRRHTEAASSSRSEYQRDRDRIIHCTAFRRLEYKTQVFVNHEGDLFRTRLTHSLEVAQIARSIARNLRLNEDLVEAISLAHDLGHTPFGHAGQDALNACMKEFGGFEHNLQSLRVVDTLEERYGAFDGLNLTFETREGILKHCSLNNASKLGDVGQRFLEKKQANLEAQLTNLADEIAYNNHDIDDGLRSGLLLESQLIELDFYGRFRAEVAVTYPGISGRRAISETIRRMINALIVDLITTSEQRIRDCAPQSVDDVRDADPLISFSDTMQKQATVLKQFLHHNLYRHYMVNRMASKARRVVTDLFNAMMDEPILLPPDYQIKLAEKNPQQNGEPQDDLRQARKIADYIAGMTDRYAMLEHRRLFSVDEV, from the coding sequence ATGTTCTCCGACGCTCAACTCGCCCCTTACGCCGCACAATCTGCGACTTCCCGCGGGCGGCGTCATACCGAAGCTGCATCCAGTTCACGCTCTGAATACCAGCGAGACCGTGATCGCATCATCCATTGCACCGCATTCCGGCGTCTAGAATATAAAACTCAAGTGTTCGTTAATCACGAAGGTGATTTGTTCCGAACTCGCCTGACACACAGTCTGGAAGTGGCGCAAATTGCCCGCTCCATTGCGCGCAATTTACGTTTAAACGAAGATTTGGTCGAAGCGATTTCGCTTGCTCACGACCTGGGTCATACGCCCTTTGGTCATGCCGGGCAGGATGCGCTCAACGCCTGCATGAAAGAGTTCGGCGGATTTGAGCACAATCTGCAAAGTCTGCGGGTGGTCGATACCTTGGAAGAGCGCTATGGCGCTTTTGACGGATTAAACCTGACATTCGAAACTCGTGAGGGCATCCTCAAGCATTGCTCACTCAATAATGCCAGCAAATTAGGGGATGTCGGACAGCGGTTTTTAGAAAAAAAACAAGCGAATCTTGAGGCGCAACTAACTAACTTAGCAGATGAAATAGCCTATAACAATCATGACATCGACGATGGTTTACGCTCCGGTTTGCTATTGGAATCGCAACTGATAGAGTTGGATTTTTATGGCAGATTTCGTGCCGAAGTTGCTGTTACTTATCCTGGCATTAGCGGACGTCGTGCGATCTCAGAAACCATACGACGGATGATTAATGCTTTGATCGTCGATTTGATTACTACGTCCGAGCAGCGTATTCGGGATTGTGCGCCGCAGTCCGTAGATGACGTGCGTGATGCCGATCCCTTGATTTCTTTTTCCGATACCATGCAAAAACAGGCAACGGTGCTCAAGCAGTTTTTGCATCACAATCTATATCGCCATTACATGGTGAACCGCATGGCAAGCAAGGCGCGCAGAGTCGTGACAGATTTATTTAATGCCATGATGGATGAGCCGATTTTGTTGCCACCAGATTACCAGATTAAACTCGCTGAAAAAAATCCGCAGCAAAATGGCGAGCCGCAAGACGACCTGCGGCAGGCACGCAAGATCGCTGATTACATCGCTGGGATGACCGATCGTTATGCCATGCTGGAGCACCGCCGTTTGTTCTCTGTAGACGAAGTTTAA
- the aroKB gene encoding bifunctional shikimate kinase/3-dehydroquinate synthase AroKB produces MGSGKTTVGRVLAKKLNKVFIDSDHEIEARTGVSIPVIFEIEGEISFRQREADVIRDLTAQDGIVLATGGGAVLDPASRKYLQERGTVIYLRAGINSILQRTRHDKNRPLLRTLDPRKKLEELEAQREPLYKEIAHLVVETGRPNVQFLVQSILTQLEQSAASSNQSSFSMQHQQLFQTLNVNLAERSYPILIGQSVLSDRSILSQHIPGDRVAIVTNTVVAPLYLAKIEQHLRDLGKQFISIILPDGEEHKTWASLMLVYDALLEAKCDRKTTMIALGGGVIGDLTGFAASSYMRGVPFIQIPTTLLSQVDSSVGGKTGINHPLGKNMIGAFYQPQAVITDTSTLTTLPDKELSAGLAEVIKHGAIIDAEFFTWIESNIEKLRAKDPVALAYAISRSCEIKADVVRQDEREGGLRAILNFGHTFGHAIESGLGFGTWLHGEAVGCGMVMAADLSCRLGLIDYVSKVRIINLIEAAGLPTVAPDLGEERWLELMEVDKKNEGGKIKFILLKPLGSPLITTVPKEKLSETLRHCIQ; encoded by the coding sequence ATGGGCTCGGGCAAAACTACAGTTGGCCGAGTCCTTGCAAAAAAGCTCAACAAAGTATTCATTGATTCTGACCATGAAATCGAGGCGCGCACCGGCGTCTCGATTCCGGTTATTTTTGAGATAGAAGGTGAGATTAGTTTTAGGCAACGTGAAGCGGATGTTATTCGGGATCTGACTGCGCAAGATGGCATTGTCTTAGCTACCGGTGGTGGTGCTGTACTGGATCCTGCCAGCCGTAAGTATTTGCAAGAGCGTGGGACGGTCATTTACCTACGCGCCGGTATCAATAGTATTTTGCAGCGTACCCGGCATGACAAAAATCGACCTTTGTTGAGAACGCTCGATCCTCGTAAAAAACTCGAAGAACTTGAGGCTCAGCGTGAGCCTTTATACAAAGAGATCGCCCATCTGGTGGTAGAAACCGGGCGTCCTAATGTACAGTTCTTGGTGCAATCGATTCTGACTCAGCTTGAGCAGAGTGCCGCCTCATCAAATCAATCCAGCTTCTCTATGCAGCATCAACAACTATTCCAAACGCTGAATGTCAATTTGGCTGAACGCAGTTATCCCATATTGATCGGGCAATCGGTTTTGTCTGACCGGTCAATTTTGTCTCAGCATATACCCGGTGATCGCGTCGCGATCGTGACTAACACGGTGGTCGCGCCTCTTTATTTAGCAAAAATTGAGCAACATTTACGTGACTTGGGTAAGCAATTTATCAGTATTATTTTGCCGGATGGCGAAGAGCACAAAACCTGGGCCAGCTTAATGCTGGTGTACGACGCCTTGCTAGAGGCTAAGTGTGATCGCAAGACAACGATGATTGCTCTGGGCGGTGGTGTGATCGGTGACCTGACCGGGTTTGCAGCATCCTCATATATGCGCGGTGTGCCGTTTATTCAAATCCCGACGACCTTATTGTCTCAGGTCGATTCTTCTGTCGGCGGTAAGACGGGGATTAATCATCCACTTGGCAAAAACATGATTGGCGCTTTTTATCAGCCACAAGCCGTAATTACTGATACATCTACTTTAACTACCTTGCCGGATAAAGAATTGTCGGCAGGTTTGGCGGAAGTGATCAAACATGGCGCGATTATCGATGCAGAATTTTTTACCTGGATAGAATCGAATATCGAAAAGCTGCGGGCTAAAGATCCGGTCGCGCTTGCTTACGCGATTTCGCGCTCATGTGAGATCAAAGCAGACGTCGTGCGGCAGGACGAGCGCGAAGGCGGTTTGCGTGCCATTCTCAATTTCGGCCACACTTTTGGACATGCGATTGAATCAGGCTTAGGTTTTGGTACTTGGTTGCATGGTGAAGCCGTTGGTTGTGGCATGGTGATGGCAGCCGATTTATCTTGCCGGCTTGGATTGATCGATTACGTCAGCAAAGTCAGGATTATTAATTTGATTGAAGCCGCAGGCTTGCCGACTGTTGCACCTGATTTAGGCGAAGAGCGCTGGTTAGAGTTGATGGAAGTAGATAAAAAAAATGAAGGCGGTAAGATCAAATTTATTCTGCTTAAACCACTAGGGTCGCCTTTGATTACGACAGTACCAAAAGAGAAGTTATCAGAAACCTTGCGTCACTGTATTCAATAA
- a CDS encoding type IV pilus secretin PilQ family protein: MLVKLFLISLLSISQVVFAQSNSIESVSANRQGINTIVKIGLKNPLIKSPLGFSVTNPARIALDFADTTNTTGKSIVDVNLGELRNINIVEVGGRSRLVFNMNKPLNYATTVEGNIVIVTIDGSGGIATAVNSSGLPVTSAPSVVARQNIRDIDFRRGSNGEGRIVIDLPSNQVAVDTRQQGQKIVVDLYKVGLPEILRRRLDVGDFGSPVQTVTAATEGENVRITIEPKGLWEQSAYQSDTQLVVEVKPIKEDPNKLTQGTQGYRGERLSFNFQNIEVRALLQIIAEFSGLNIIASDTVNGSATLRLKDVPWDQALDIIMQSKGLDMRKNGSVMWIAPKDELLTKEKLELEQKAQIAELEPLKTESFQLNYQKAEAFKLVFGVDGSSTNRLLSKRGSAVIEPRTNQLFVTDTASKIEEVRKLIQKTDIASRQVLIEARIVEADDTFSKNLGAKLGFTDLRGLNGGDAGYQLSGNQRVALTGNYLGVGEQTGQAKVTDQSFVPNSQFVSLPAAGINGLNPGSLAISLFSSAANRFLNLELSALEADGNGKIISSPRIVTADQLPAHIEQGTEIPYQVATSSGATSIFFRKATLSLDVTPQITPDGNIILNVDVHKDSPGTETRNGIVINTKQVKTMVLVENGGTVVLGGIFTQEERDAITKIPFLGDIPLLGNLFKTTGRTNNKTELLVFITPKVLAERTSTK; encoded by the coding sequence ATGCTTGTCAAATTGTTTCTAATAAGCCTACTGTCAATTAGTCAGGTAGTTTTCGCTCAATCAAATAGCATTGAATCCGTTTCTGCTAATCGGCAAGGAATTAATACTATCGTCAAAATTGGGCTAAAGAATCCATTGATCAAATCTCCTTTGGGATTTTCTGTCACAAACCCAGCGCGTATTGCGCTCGATTTTGCGGATACAACTAATACAACTGGCAAGTCTATAGTTGATGTAAACCTGGGTGAGCTTCGTAATATTAATATTGTTGAAGTGGGGGGGCGTTCGCGGTTGGTTTTTAACATGAATAAGCCGCTTAACTACGCAACTACAGTTGAAGGAAATATTGTTATAGTAACAATAGATGGCTCTGGTGGAATTGCGACAGCAGTAAATTCTAGTGGGCTTCCTGTTACATCCGCTCCTTCAGTTGTGGCTAGACAAAATATTCGAGATATTGATTTTCGTCGGGGTAGTAACGGTGAGGGAAGAATCGTAATTGATTTGCCAAGTAATCAAGTCGCAGTAGACACGCGTCAGCAGGGGCAGAAAATTGTTGTAGATTTGTATAAAGTAGGATTGCCTGAGATATTGCGTAGACGCCTAGACGTTGGTGATTTTGGTTCCCCTGTTCAAACAGTCACCGCTGCAACTGAGGGAGAGAACGTCCGTATCACTATTGAGCCGAAAGGTCTTTGGGAGCAGAGTGCTTATCAAAGTGATACGCAATTGGTAGTCGAGGTCAAGCCAATTAAAGAGGATCCAAATAAACTAACTCAAGGAACGCAAGGTTATCGTGGTGAGCGGCTATCGTTCAATTTTCAAAACATTGAAGTTCGAGCGTTATTACAAATTATTGCCGAATTTAGTGGTTTAAATATTATTGCGAGCGACACTGTAAACGGTAGCGCAACTTTGAGATTGAAAGATGTTCCTTGGGATCAGGCTTTGGATATTATCATGCAATCTAAAGGTCTGGATATGCGTAAAAATGGTTCAGTGATGTGGATTGCACCAAAAGACGAACTACTCACTAAGGAAAAGTTGGAATTGGAGCAAAAAGCTCAAATTGCAGAATTAGAGCCATTGAAAACGGAATCTTTTCAACTCAATTATCAAAAAGCAGAAGCCTTTAAATTAGTCTTTGGCGTGGACGGTTCTAGTACCAACCGACTTTTATCAAAACGAGGAAGTGCGGTTATAGAGCCTCGCACGAACCAATTATTTGTGACTGATACTGCTAGTAAAATTGAGGAAGTTCGCAAATTAATCCAAAAAACAGATATTGCCTCCAGGCAAGTTCTAATTGAGGCACGCATAGTTGAAGCTGATGACACGTTTAGTAAGAATTTAGGTGCCAAATTAGGCTTTACCGATTTACGAGGTTTAAACGGAGGTGATGCAGGCTACCAGTTAAGCGGCAATCAAAGAGTTGCACTGACTGGTAACTATTTGGGTGTTGGCGAGCAAACAGGTCAGGCTAAAGTCACCGACCAAAGTTTCGTTCCTAATTCACAATTCGTTAGTTTGCCAGCGGCAGGGATTAATGGTTTGAATCCGGGTAGTTTAGCTATTAGCTTATTTTCTTCAGCCGCAAATCGTTTCTTAAACTTAGAATTATCTGCTTTAGAGGCAGATGGTAACGGCAAAATTATATCCAGCCCACGCATTGTTACTGCAGACCAATTACCTGCTCATATCGAACAAGGTACCGAAATCCCATATCAAGTGGCAACCAGTAGTGGTGCGACCTCGATTTTTTTCAGAAAGGCTACGCTAAGTCTGGATGTCACTCCTCAGATTACTCCGGATGGGAATATTATTTTAAACGTTGATGTCCACAAAGATAGTCCAGGAACAGAAACCAGAAACGGTATCGTAATTAACACTAAACAAGTTAAGACTATGGTACTGGTAGAAAATGGCGGCACCGTTGTTTTGGGAGGCATTTTCACCCAAGAAGAGCGTGATGCGATTACTAAAATACCTTTTTTGGGTGACATTCCGTTACTCGGAAACCTCTTCAAAACCACAGGACGTACTAATAATAAAACCGAGTTGTTGGTCTTTATTACACCAAAGGTACTTGCTGAACGTACCAGTACCAAATAG
- a CDS encoding pilus assembly protein PilP, which translates to MMNVSSKFILLLLPVFTLTGCGNGGIAETQDWMEQIKKETRSGVSKIAPPKVYVPFSYTGKSNIDPFNPAKLLVVLARLKAESSSGLKPDMERRREALESYPLDTLKMVGFIEKPNLRYALIQVDKTVFQAKIGNYIGQDFGMITKVTETEIEIKEIVQDAAGEWTERQAKLELQEAKK; encoded by the coding sequence ATGATGAACGTGTCTTCAAAATTTATTCTCCTTTTGTTGCCAGTATTTACTTTAACTGGATGTGGGAACGGAGGGATTGCCGAAACACAAGATTGGATGGAGCAGATTAAGAAAGAAACTCGTAGTGGCGTTTCTAAGATTGCTCCTCCCAAGGTTTACGTACCATTCTCTTATACTGGAAAAAGCAACATTGATCCATTTAACCCTGCAAAACTACTGGTGGTATTAGCCAGATTAAAAGCAGAATCTAGTAGCGGATTAAAACCAGACATGGAAAGGCGCAGAGAGGCATTGGAATCATACCCTCTAGACACTCTAAAAATGGTCGGGTTCATAGAAAAACCTAACTTGCGATACGCCTTAATTCAAGTTGATAAAACTGTTTTCCAGGCAAAGATTGGTAATTATATCGGTCAGGATTTTGGCATGATCACTAAAGTGACTGAAACGGAGATTGAAATTAAGGAAATTGTTCAAGATGCTGCAGGTGAGTGGACAGAACGCCAAGCCAAGCTAGAGTTGCAGGAGGCAAAAAAATGA
- a CDS encoding type 4a pilus biogenesis protein PilO: MANFNELSELANSQFRDLNGLHPGLWPFIPRVLLALGLVIFLIFVGWFGYWDGQLEDLDKGQQEEQKLKDAYKQKIQQSISLEALKEQRKLVLQYVAAMEKQLPSKAEMDALVSDINQAAIGKGLQIDVFKPGQPTVKDYYAELPIDIKLLGNYHEMGEFVSDIAKLPRIITLNNLAISTGKDNVLVLDVVAKTFRYLDPEEVSNQAALKKGAKK; this comes from the coding sequence ATGGCAAATTTTAATGAATTAAGCGAGTTGGCTAATTCACAATTCCGTGACTTAAATGGTCTTCATCCTGGATTGTGGCCATTTATACCTCGAGTACTATTAGCACTAGGGCTAGTTATTTTTTTAATATTTGTTGGTTGGTTTGGCTACTGGGATGGTCAGCTCGAAGACTTAGACAAAGGGCAGCAAGAAGAGCAAAAACTTAAAGATGCATATAAGCAAAAAATACAGCAATCTATCAGCTTAGAAGCGCTTAAAGAACAGAGAAAATTAGTGTTGCAATATGTTGCTGCTATGGAAAAGCAATTGCCAAGTAAGGCTGAAATGGATGCCTTGGTATCTGATATAAATCAGGCCGCAATTGGTAAAGGTTTGCAAATTGATGTGTTCAAGCCAGGTCAGCCAACCGTTAAAGATTATTACGCGGAACTCCCAATCGATATAAAGCTGCTCGGGAATTATCATGAGATGGGAGAGTTTGTGAGTGATATAGCTAAGTTGCCTAGGATTATTACTTTAAACAATCTAGCAATTTCTACTGGCAAAGATAACGTCCTAGTGTTGGATGTCGTTGCAAAAACTTTTCGTTATTTGGACCCGGAGGAAGTCTCCAACCAAGCAGCTTTGAAAAAAGGTGCGAAGAAATGA
- a CDS encoding PilN domain-containing protein: protein MIKINLLPHREAKRKQLKHDFYTLLLLAGIVAALIVMSVGAFFSMRISQQTDKNNFIKTENGKLDEKIKEVASLKQEIDGLKARQQAVEDLQSDRNQPVFMFDELVKLTPEGVYLKALKQEGQRILLNGYAQSNQRVSEFLRSLGNNSPWMDKPDLIEIKSAALGQGRDAKRVFDFTITVGIKRAREIDSVAASGAEVSNPDTKKPR from the coding sequence ATGATAAAAATTAATCTTTTACCTCATCGTGAAGCAAAACGTAAACAGTTAAAACATGATTTTTATACTTTATTGTTGTTGGCCGGCATTGTTGCGGCCTTAATTGTAATGTCGGTAGGTGCTTTTTTTTCCATGAGAATTTCACAGCAGACTGATAAAAATAATTTCATCAAAACGGAAAATGGCAAGTTGGATGAAAAAATTAAAGAAGTTGCTAGCCTAAAACAAGAAATTGATGGTTTAAAGGCACGCCAGCAAGCAGTTGAAGATCTGCAAAGCGATAGGAACCAACCCGTATTCATGTTTGATGAGTTGGTGAAATTGACGCCCGAGGGTGTCTATTTGAAAGCTTTAAAGCAAGAGGGACAGCGTATTTTGTTAAATGGTTATGCTCAATCGAATCAGCGCGTATCTGAATTTCTTCGGAGCCTTGGTAATAATTCGCCTTGGATGGACAAGCCGGATTTGATAGAAATTAAATCGGCAGCGTTAGGGCAGGGACGAGATGCAAAAAGAGTGTTTGATTTCACCATTACTGTTGGAATTAAAAGAGCTCGAGAGATCGATTCCGTTGCAGCTTCAGGTGCAGAAGTCTCGAATCCAGACACTAAGAAGCCTCGATAA
- a CDS encoding pilus assembly protein PilM, with amino-acid sequence MLGRKNPPLIGLDISTSDVKLVEISEGSNKAFKLERYGSELLPKGAVVAGNIENIEQVSEAIRRVIKKSGASVKNVALAMPASAVITKKIMLSGNLSEQALELQVETEANQYIPFAMDEVSLDFCVIGSSSSNPEDDIEVMLAASRKEKIEDRVAVAEAAGLQAKVMDIESYAARAAIARLIGQQPNAGQDQIYALFQIGAKVTYISILLNGEVIYERDQQFGGNQLTQDIVRNYGLAFEEAEIKKKQSDLPDSYEMELLEPFLESAALEVTRSIQFFFTSTPYTRVDQIFLAGGCAVIPGLVDMIAERTKISTTVISPFKGMEMSSNVNEKALRSDAPSYLVACGLAMRRFG; translated from the coding sequence TTGCTCGGTAGAAAAAATCCGCCTTTAATCGGCTTAGACATCAGCACGTCTGACGTCAAGCTAGTGGAGATTTCTGAGGGAAGTAATAAAGCGTTCAAACTAGAACGTTATGGCTCAGAGCTGTTGCCTAAGGGTGCCGTGGTGGCTGGTAATATCGAAAACATTGAACAGGTGTCAGAAGCCATTCGCCGAGTAATTAAAAAAAGTGGTGCTAGTGTCAAGAATGTTGCGTTGGCAATGCCTGCATCAGCGGTAATCACCAAAAAAATTATGCTCTCGGGAAATCTCAGTGAGCAGGCCTTGGAGTTGCAGGTCGAAACCGAAGCAAATCAATATATCCCTTTTGCAATGGATGAAGTCAGTCTCGATTTTTGTGTGATTGGTTCATCCTCAAGCAACCCCGAAGATGACATAGAAGTCATGTTGGCAGCGTCGCGTAAGGAAAAAATTGAGGATAGAGTTGCTGTAGCTGAAGCAGCGGGTTTGCAGGCAAAGGTAATGGACATTGAGTCCTATGCTGCGAGAGCAGCAATTGCACGATTAATCGGGCAGCAGCCGAACGCTGGACAAGACCAAATTTATGCGTTGTTTCAAATTGGTGCCAAAGTAACCTATATTTCCATTTTGTTGAATGGCGAGGTTATTTACGAGCGCGATCAGCAATTTGGCGGGAATCAGCTAACTCAGGATATCGTCAGAAATTATGGATTGGCTTTTGAAGAGGCAGAGATCAAGAAGAAGCAATCAGATTTGCCAGATAGTTATGAGATGGAGCTGTTGGAGCCCTTCTTAGAAAGTGCCGCTTTAGAAGTTACTCGCTCTATTCAATTTTTCTTCACATCGACTCCTTACACAAGAGTTGATCAAATATTTCTAGCCGGTGGCTGCGCTGTGATTCCTGGCTTGGTCGATATGATCGCCGAGCGAACAAAAATTTCCACAACGGTTATTAGTCCGTTCAAAGGCATGGAAATGTCTTCTAATGTCAACGAGAAGGCGTTGCGTAGTGATGCCCCATCTTATTTGGTCGCATGCGGTCTTGCTATGCGGAGATTCGGCTGA
- a CDS encoding penicillin-binding protein 1A has product MSETPVPASSTPNTQEQSSNKPRHWALRILLGTGGILIGLVLAGVLILGFALTMAYPNLPELDSITSYRPKMPLRVFSADNMLIAEFGEERRNVVHFNEIPEIMKKAVLAIEDDRFYEHGGVDYLGITRAALHNLTGGAKQGASTITQQVARNFFLSSEQTFKRKIYEILLAWKIEQNLTKDQILEVYMNQIYLGQRAYGFSSAAQIYFGKSLKELTIAEAAMLAGLPKAPSAYNPVANPKRATVRQQYILQRMKQLGYITEAQFEQAKTEVFHTKTDSSEFGIHAEYVAEMARQLVYEQFKDETYTRGLNVYTTITKSDQDAAYLALRRGVMDYEKRHGYRGPEAIIEIPTNKDAADDAIEKELAEHAVSDDLVVAMVLEASPKLVKAVLVSGEEIQITGPGLSFAASGLSATAPANKRVQRGAVIRVVQEGTNWTITQIPEVQSAFVAASTTDGAIHALVGGFDYNINKFNHVTQAWRQPGSSFKPFIYSSSLEKGLSPATIINDSPISFDAGQTGGQAWEPKNYDGKYEGPMTMRKGLTKSKNMISIRILHKVGAKYGQEYTTRFGFLPEKNPPYLTLALGAGAVTPLQMAGAYAVFANGGYKINPYLISKITDSTGKVLSQANPDKAGDENNRVIDERNAFLMDSMLKDVVRYGTATKALSLKRPDIAGKTGTTNDSFDAWFAGYQAKLVGIAWIGFDQPKNLGNRETGGGLALPIWIGYMQRALKDIPIEERAVPNGIIAANGDYYYVENPPGAGIQSLETEPPPMIEE; this is encoded by the coding sequence ATGTCTGAGACACCAGTGCCTGCCAGCAGTACACCAAATACACAAGAACAGAGTTCCAACAAACCGCGTCATTGGGCGTTGCGTATTTTGCTGGGGACTGGTGGAATTTTAATTGGACTGGTTCTAGCCGGAGTGCTTATTCTTGGCTTTGCGCTAACGATGGCTTACCCCAATTTGCCAGAACTGGATTCGATTACCAGCTACCGGCCGAAGATGCCATTGCGGGTATTTTCGGCGGACAACATGTTAATCGCTGAGTTTGGAGAAGAACGGCGCAATGTCGTGCATTTCAATGAAATCCCCGAAATCATGAAAAAAGCCGTGCTGGCGATCGAAGATGATCGGTTCTATGAGCACGGTGGCGTCGATTATCTGGGCATTACCCGTGCGGCTTTACATAATTTGACTGGCGGCGCTAAACAAGGTGCTTCTACGATTACACAACAAGTGGCGCGTAACTTCTTTTTATCCAGTGAGCAAACCTTTAAACGTAAGATTTATGAAATTTTACTCGCATGGAAAATTGAGCAAAACCTCACCAAAGATCAAATCTTAGAGGTGTATATGAACCAGATTTATCTGGGACAACGTGCCTACGGTTTTTCATCAGCGGCACAGATTTACTTCGGTAAAAGTCTTAAAGAACTCACCATTGCAGAAGCCGCGATGCTGGCAGGTTTGCCAAAAGCGCCCTCCGCCTACAATCCGGTTGCCAACCCAAAACGCGCCACCGTTCGCCAGCAATATATTTTGCAAAGGATGAAGCAACTTGGCTACATTACAGAGGCACAGTTCGAGCAAGCAAAAACCGAGGTCTTCCACACCAAAACAGATAGCAGCGAATTTGGCATTCATGCCGAATATGTCGCAGAAATGGCGCGTCAGTTGGTCTACGAGCAATTTAAGGACGAAACTTATACCCGCGGTCTAAATGTCTACACCACCATTACGAAGTCAGATCAGGATGCCGCTTATCTGGCCTTGCGCCGTGGTGTGATGGATTATGAAAAACGCCATGGCTATCGCGGTCCAGAGGCGATCATTGAGATCCCGACAAATAAAGATGCCGCTGACGATGCGATCGAAAAAGAATTAGCGGAACATGCGGTCAGCGACGACCTGGTGGTAGCGATGGTGCTTGAAGCTAGCCCTAAGCTGGTCAAAGCGGTGTTGGTATCGGGTGAGGAAATCCAGATCACAGGCCCGGGACTGAGCTTTGCTGCCAGCGGCCTGAGCGCAACAGCGCCAGCCAACAAACGCGTCCAGCGCGGTGCTGTTATCCGCGTTGTGCAAGAGGGTACCAACTGGACAATTACGCAGATACCTGAAGTACAGTCGGCTTTTGTCGCGGCCAGCACCACTGATGGCGCGATCCATGCTCTGGTTGGCGGCTTTGATTACAACATCAACAAGTTTAACCACGTCACCCAAGCCTGGCGCCAGCCTGGCTCTAGCTTTAAGCCTTTCATTTATTCATCGTCACTGGAGAAAGGACTCTCCCCGGCTACGATCATCAATGATTCCCCGATCAGTTTTGACGCCGGGCAAACGGGTGGACAAGCATGGGAACCCAAGAACTACGACGGCAAATACGAAGGTCCTATGACCATGCGTAAAGGCTTGACGAAATCGAAAAATATGATTTCTATCCGCATTTTACATAAAGTCGGTGCCAAGTACGGTCAGGAATACACAACACGTTTTGGCTTTCTGCCAGAGAAAAATCCGCCCTACCTGACTCTTGCTTTAGGCGCTGGCGCAGTCACACCTTTGCAAATGGCCGGTGCCTATGCGGTGTTTGCTAACGGTGGCTACAAAATCAATCCTTATCTGATCTCCAAAATCACCGACAGTACCGGCAAAGTATTGTCACAGGCCAATCCTGACAAGGCAGGCGATGAAAACAATCGCGTGATTGATGAACGCAATGCATTTTTGATGGATAGCATGTTGAAGGATGTAGTTCGCTACGGCACCGCGACTAAAGCTTTATCTCTCAAGCGTCCTGACATTGCAGGTAAAACCGGTACGACGAATGACTCATTCGACGCGTGGTTCGCTGGCTATCAGGCAAAATTGGTGGGGATTGCATGGATCGGTTTTGATCAGCCCAAGAACTTGGGTAATCGGGAGACCGGTGGCGGTCTGGCGCTACCGATCTGGATTGGCTATATGCAAAGAGCCTTAAAAGATATCCCGATTGAAGAGCGCGCTGTACCAAACGGGATTATTGCTGCGAATGGGGACTATTACTATGTCGAAAATCCACCTGGCGCTGGCATTCAAAGTTTAGAAACAGAACCACCACCGATGATAGAAGAATAG
- the cyaY gene encoding iron donor protein CyaY, which translates to MTETEFLTLADTCIKQVEQVFEQAFENDEMDVECSRSGNVLEVEFVNNGSKIIINSQAPMQEMWLAAKAGGYHYKYDGQLWRNTRDGAEFFATLAALAQAQSAQ; encoded by the coding sequence ATGACCGAAACGGAATTTTTGACCTTGGCCGACACTTGCATCAAACAAGTCGAGCAGGTGTTTGAGCAAGCCTTTGAGAATGATGAAATGGATGTTGAGTGCAGTCGCAGCGGCAACGTGTTGGAAGTTGAATTCGTCAATAACGGCAGTAAGATCATCATTAACAGTCAGGCGCCTATGCAAGAAATGTGGCTCGCTGCCAAAGCGGGTGGCTACCACTATAAATACGACGGCCAACTTTGGCGCAATACACGCGATGGCGCTGAGTTTTTCGCAACGTTAGCGGCATTAGCTCAGGCACAAAGCGCGCAGTAA
- the lptM gene encoding LPS translocon maturation chaperone LptM codes for MFKTRILLLASVGLVVLLTACGQKGPLFMPNKSAQLIPTTQTVPGVLTVNKSAAS; via the coding sequence ATGTTTAAGACACGCATTTTATTATTGGCAAGTGTAGGTTTAGTCGTTTTGCTTACAGCTTGCGGACAAAAAGGCCCTTTATTCATGCCGAACAAGTCTGCGCAATTGATACCAACAACTCAGACAGTGCCCGGTGTTCTGACAGTAAATAAATCAGCAGCAAGCTAA